One part of the Oncorhynchus kisutch isolate 150728-3 linkage group LG22, Okis_V2, whole genome shotgun sequence genome encodes these proteins:
- the LOC109867265 gene encoding E3 SUMO-protein ligase PIAS1 gives MAESAELKQMVMSLRVSELQVLLGYAGRNKHGRKHELLTKALHLLKAGCSPAVQMKVKELYRRRFPTKMVSPVDLALPSVHSTLSGGLTSLGFDSHGSPSPLSLLGPKHELGLPHLPSSLHPVHPDVKLQRLPFYDMLDELIKPTSLASDNSQRFQETCYAFALTPQQVQQISSSMDISGTKCDFAVQVQLRFCLSETSCTQEDHFPSNLCVKVNSKPCNLPGYLPPTKNGVEPKRPSRPINITSLVRLSTTVPNTIVVSWTSEIGRSFSMAVYLVRQQTSTTLLQRLRAKGIRNPDHSRALIKEKLTADPDSEIATTSLRVSLLCPLGKMRLMIPCRALTCSHLQCFDATLYIQMNEKKPTWVCPVCDQKAPYQHLIIDGLFMEILNSCEDCDEIQFKEDGNWYPMRSKKEVTEVSASFNGEDDSCRTVESEHHRNSSSHSSTNKVVVIDLTLDSSSDDDLDDEPPLKRACPSSSLSPASPPVSKGVLNLHSQASPVARAPSMPPVETSYIPPPPPLIQDYSHYYHTPNDLDLNFFSFLQGDNHQHYNMVMAAAASASEDHDLLLNRFLPYSSSQMFLDQPGTPGGGSSALPAANGGSNSGSSSSLVSSNSLRERDVERDVERDGERDGERDSQSSRSDTAAAVIYGSIPDVISLD, from the exons CAAATGGTGATGAGCCTTCGTGTTTCAGAGCTACAAGTGTTACTAGGCTACGCAGGACGCAACAAACACGGCCGCAAACACGAACTGTTGACCAAAGCCCTGCACCTCCTTAAGGCCGGCTGCAGCCCCGCTGTCCAGATGAAGGTGAAGGAGCTGTACAGGCGCCGCTTCCCCACCAAGATGGTGTCTCCGGTGGACCTGGCCCTGCCCAGTGTCCACTCCACCCTGTCTGGAGGCCTCACCTCGCTGGGGTTTGACAGCCACGGGTCCCCCTCGCCCCTCTCCCTGCTTGGGCCCAAACACGAGCTGGGCCTGCCCCACCTGCCCTCCTCCCTTCACCCCGTACACCCTGACGTCAAGCTGCAGAGACTGCCCTTTTATGACATGCTGGATGAGCTCATCAAACCCACCAGCCTGG CCTCAGACAATAGTCAGCGGTTTCAGGAGACGTGTTATGCCTTTGCACTGACACCTCAGCAGGTCCAGCAGATCAGCAGCTCCAT gGACATCTCTGGGACCAAGTGTGACTTTGCGGTCCAGGTTCAGTTAAG GTTTTGTTTATCAGAGACGAGTTGTACCCAGGAGGATCATTTCCCGTCCAACCTGTGTGTTAAAGTCAACAGCAAGCCCTGCAACCTCCCG gGCTACCTTCCTCCAACCAAAAATGGAGTGGAACCCAAACGGCCGAGTCGCCCCATCAACATCACGTCACTGGTCAGACTGTCCACCACAGTACCCAACACTATCGTGGTGTCGTGGACTTCAGAGATAGGCAGG AGTTTCTCCATGGCAGTCTACCTGGTCAGACAGCAGACATCCACAACCCTGCTACAGAGACTACGAGCCAAAGGCATCCGCAACCCTGACCACTCCAGAGCTCTCA tcaaAGAGAAGTTAACAGCAGACCCTGACAGTGAGATTGCGACCACCAGTCTACGAGTCTCTCTACTCTGTCCG CTGGGGAAGATGCGTCTGATGATCCCGTGCAGAGCGTTGACGTGTTCCCACCTCCAGTGTTTCGACGCTACGCTTTACATCCAGATGAATGAGAAGAAACCCACGTGGGTGTGTCCTGTCTGTGATCAGAAGGCCCCCTACCAACACCTCATCATCGACGG gtTGTTCATGGAGATCCTGAACAGCTGTGAGGACTGTGATGAGATCCAGTTTAAAGAGGACGGGAACTGGTATCCCATGAGGTCGAAGAAGGAGGTCACAGAGGTGTCTGCTTCATTCAACGGGGAGGACG ACTCGTGTCGGACAGTAGAATCAGAACACCACAGGAACAGCTCATCCCACAGCAGTACCAATAAGGTGGTGGTGATTGATCTGACTCTAGACAGCTCTTCAGACGACGATCTGGATGATGAGCCTCCTCTCAAGAGGGCCTGTCCCTCCTCCTCGCTGTCCCCTGCCTCGCCGCCTGTCAGCAAGGG AGTGTTGAACCTCCACAGCCAGGCGTCTCCGGTGGCCAGAGCTCCCAGCATGCCTCCTGTTGAGACCAGCTAcatcccccctccaccccccctcatACAGGACTACAGCCACTACTACCACACCCCCAATGACCTGGACCTCAACTTCTTCTCATTCCTCCAGGGAGACAACCATCAG caTTACAACATGGTGATGGCAGCGGCGGCCTCTGCCTCAGAAGACCATGACCTTCTCCTCAACCGCTTCCTGCCGTATAGCTCCTCCCAGATGTTCCTGGACCAACCAGGGACCCCCGGGGGCGGGAGCAGCGCCCTGCCAGCAGCCAATGGGGGCAGCAACAGCGGGAGCAGCTCCAGTCTTGTTTCATCTAATAGTTTAAGAGAGAGGGACGTAGAGAGGGacgtagagagggatggagagagggatggagagcggGACAGCCAGTCGAGCAGGTCTGATACAGCGGCAGCAGTCATATATGGCTCCATACCAGACGTGATCTCGTTAGACTGA